The Scomber scombrus chromosome 22, fScoSco1.1, whole genome shotgun sequence genome has a window encoding:
- the nopchap1 gene encoding uncharacterized protein C12orf45 homolog, protein MELNIKKTSSQDLLTCGNGGGLNEKLLLKPKASGSLQTERVPRSSVLERLQSFLPQMAEANEKLKQQIEESPAGCFDIESVEEAERVIEMDVALVELSGSDSDSEGDDDSSESSEDSDSDDESKITEQNLKLPGHQAKKKKKVNIQVLGQQVE, encoded by the exons ATGGagttaaatataaagaaaacgAGCTCGCAGGATTTGCTGACATGTGGCAATGGAGGag GTCTCAATGAGAAGCTTCTCCTCAAGCCAAAGGCCAGCGGAtctctgcagacagagagagtccCAAGAAGCAGCG TGTTGGAGCGGCTGCAgagcttcctcccacagatgGCCGAGGCCAACGAGAAGCTGAAGCAGCAGATTGAGGAATCCCCCGCTGGATGCTTTGACATAGAGAGCGTGGAGGAGGCGGAGAGGGTCATAGAGATG GACGTAGCTCTGGTGGAGCTCAGCGGGTCGGACAGCGACTCTGAAGGAGACGACGACTCTTCGGAATCGTCGGAGGATTCGGACTCCGATGACGAAAGCAAGATCACAGAGCAGAACTTGAAACTCCCTGGACACCaagccaagaagaagaagaaagtcaACATCCAAGTCCTGGGCCAGCAGGTGGAGTAG